A single window of Nakaseomyces glabratus chromosome G, complete sequence DNA harbors:
- the MIC27 gene encoding Mic27p (CAGL0G06600g~Ortholog(s) have role in cristae formation, positive regulation of protein oligomerization and MICOS complex, fungal-type vacuole membrane, mitochondrial crista junction localization): protein MVNFYGDSIGEKVEDGDKVRTERLFTESKEIPTVKVSDLPSGYKVLQIPEVTERIGEYRNKFLKYYERTYVKISEYKARKKNELDDRVQYLKKNIFVDKYENEELLAPISLLGLGAFFTGRILTNPTNWGYGALLIKGQPTFFGMFMSSVPARIILPIFLAGYTFNKFLPVTSSKFVETCERDVLPKNVTKAIKDSKRQLYTEGLVNTRKTISQAVYRNCEDAVHRVRMSIAEQLDKW, encoded by the coding sequence ATGGTCAACTTCTATGGTGATAGTATTGGTGAGAAGGTCGAGGATGGAGACAAGGTAAGGACAGAGAGGCTCTTTACCGAAAGCAAGGAAATCCCAACTGTGAAGGTTAGTGATTTACCAAGTGGGTACAAGGTCTTACAGATTCCAGAAGTTACTGAGCGTATTGGAGAATACAGAAACAAGTTCTTAAAGTACTATGAAAGAACATATGTCAAAATATCTGAATATAAAGCTCGCAAAAAGAATGAACTTGATGATAGGGTCCAGTAtctaaagaaaaatatttttgttgataAATATGAGAATGAGGAACTACTGGCTCCTATTAGTTTATTAGGTCTGGGTGCATTTTTCACAGGTAGAATACTGACCAATCCAACTAACTGGGGTTACGGTGCTTTGCTTATTAAAGGGCAACCTACATTTTTTGGTATGTTTATGTCCAGTGTACCGGCAAGAATCATACTGCCCATCTTTTTAGCTGGTTACACTTTCAACAAGTTCTTACCTGTGACATCATCGAAATTCGTGGAGACTTGCGAGAGAGATGTGCTACCAAAGAACGTTACTAAGGCTATCAAGGACTCAAAAAGACAACTATACACGGAGGGTCTAGTAAATACCAGGAAGACCATTAGCCAAGCAGTCTATCGCAATTGTGAAGATGCTGTTCATAGAGTCCGAATGTCTATAGCTGAGCAGCTAGATAAGTGGTAA
- the RPS7B gene encoding 40S ribosomal protein eS7 (CAGL0G06490g~Ortholog(s) have role in ribosome biogenesis and cytosol, nucleolus, small-subunit processome localization), which produces MSAQAKILSQAPTELELQFAQAFIDLENSSPELKAELRPLQFRSVREIDVAAGKKALAVFVPVPSLTGYHKVQTKLTRELEKKFPDRHVIFLAERRILPKPSRKSRQTQKRPRSRTLSAVHDKILEDLVFPTEIVGKRVRYLVGGNKIQKVLLDSKDIQQIDYKLESFQAVYNKLTGKQIVFEIPETH; this is translated from the exons ATGTCCGCTCAAGCCAAGATTTTGTCTCAAGCTCCAACTGAATTGGAACTACAATTCGCTCAAGCCTTCATTGACTTGGAGAACTCTTCCCCAGAACTAAAGGCTGAATTGAGACCATTGCAATTCAGATCCGTCAGAGAA ATCGACGTTGCTGCTGGTAAGAAGGCCTTGGCTGTCTTTGTCCCAGTCCCATCTTTGACTGGTTACCACAAGGTTCAAACCAAGTTGACCCGtgaattggaaaagaagTTCCCAGACCGTCACGTCATCTTCTTGGCTGAAAGAAGAATCTTGCCAAAGCCATCCAGAAAGTCTAGACAAACTCAAAAGAGACCAAGATCCAGAACCTTGTCTGCTGTTCACGACAAGATCTTGGAAGACTTGGTTTTCCCAACTGAAATCGTTGGTAAGAGAGTCAGATACTTGGTTGGTGGTAACAAGATCCAAAAGGTCTTGTTGGACTCTAAGGACATTCAACAAATCGACTACAAATTGGAATCTTTCCAAGCTGTCTACAACAAGTTGACTGGTAAGCAAATCGTTTTCGAAATCCCAGAAACTCATTAA
- a CDS encoding uncharacterized protein (CAGL0G06644g~Protein of unknown function) yields MPNFTGALCNYTISTVVPQTTDCSLPALLLPFSLPRRPSGGPRTTRARIRPTLHSGGTIATASSLLLEAKKANSTDRSPGTPQENTAAPCGIITKRLNSFASVNFLANYTQRHPQE; encoded by the coding sequence ATGCCTAATTTTACTGGAGCCCTCTGCAATTACACTATTTCCACCGTAGTACCCCAGACAACAGATTGCTCTCTACCTGCGCTTCTCCTGCCTTTCTCTCTCCCCCGGAGGCCCTCTGGAGGCCCCCGCACAACACGAGCACGGATTCGCCCTACGTTGCACAGTGGGGGCACCATAGCTACAGCCTCCAGCCTTTTACTGGAAGCAAAAAAAGCAAACTCGACGGATAGAAGCCCAGGAACCCCCCAAGAAAACACTGCAGCTCCCTGTGGAATCATCACAAAGAGATTAAATTCTTTCGCGTCCGTCAATTTCCTGGCAAATTACACACAGAGACACCCGCAGGAATAA
- the OCA1 gene encoding putative tyrosine protein phosphatase OCA1 (CAGL0G06578g~Ortholog(s) have role in cellular response to oxidative stress and cytoplasm localization): MDSPTLEDRENSIEDCDDDDDNIYINEETEEGHEKVLVTHAPQERIVPPLNFCPVERYLYRSGQPSPVNFPFLLNLNLKTIVWLANEEPQDSLLEFCDTHKINLQFAAINPDAGEDDNPWDGLTEHSIINVLQTIVTKENYPLLVCCGMGRHRTGTVIGCLRRIMGWNLASVSEEYRRFTGSRGGRILVELLIEAFDTALVEIDKKNAPDWLLTSLE, from the coding sequence ATGGATTCGCCAACTTTAGAAGACAGAGAGAACAGTATCGAAGATtgtgatgatgatgacgataACATATACATAAATGAAGAGACGGAAGAAGGGCACGAGAAAGTGCTTGTTACGCATGCTCCTCAGGAAAGGATAGTTCCACCATTAAACTTTTGTCCAGTTGAGCGATATCTATACCGGTCTGGTCAACCCTCTCCTGTGAATTTTCCATTcttattaaatttaaacTTGAAGACTATTGTTTGGTTAGCAAACGAAGAGCCACAAGACTCCTTGTTAGAGTTTTGTGATACTCATAAGATCAATTTACAATTTGCTGCAATAAATCCAGATGCAGGTGAAGATGATAACCCTTGGGATGGTTTGACGGAGCATTCTATTATAAATGTATTACAGACAATTGTTACAAAAGAGAACTATCCTCTTCTTGTGTGTTGTGGTATGGGACGTCATAGAACAGGAACTGTCATCGGTTGCTTGAGGAGGATAATGGGATGGAACTTGGCTAGTGTTTCAGAAGAATATAGAAGATTTACAGGAAGCAGAGGTGGTAGAATTCTTGTTGAACTATTGATCGAGGCATTCGATACTGCGCTTGTTGAGATTGACAAGAAAAATGCTCCTGACTGGCTCCTTACTTCATTGGAATAG
- the AVT4 gene encoding Avt4p (CAGL0G06622g~Protein of unknown function) — protein MGSSEEHKGLLHPEYTTVGPREIRQSQRRDNDSTSNYSGSFRRGSMSMALTPTAAKNINIPVSSSMDNRHVMVDIGSPDFKTLHPQKEKQIVNSLRKNYLNTYMTGSISSSYTERRRPSSVSQAGRLGNVNTGPSVRPKDDSELRTGTPDLSYDPNLSTAGGDITRDIYKVATKAMPTPVKRMQSTDDVMSVASSQRRQSTASSLNVPGGFRREFIVTKKRKEKLLNKSNDNVDSSTTPNNSSPSINEALTDDEEDDKMPFLTKNFLEFLYMYGHFAGESFEDDFYSVDGMPYALDESSHLLSQTTKAKGPPKGTTSTRKVFFLLLKSFIGTGVLFLPNAFNNGGLFFSIFMLAFFGLYSYLCYYLLISSKIAAQVRSFGGIGLKLYGPTMKYLILFSLVITQLGFSSVYVIFTARNLKAIGEHVFKLPNVSITFLMISQLLLFIPLSFVRKISKLSLPSLFANVFILVGLVIVVFFSMKHLFYDLSGSPADGVIFGINNSRWTLFIGTAIFSFEGIGLVIPVQDSMRKPEKFPLVLGLVIICTTVVFIIVATIGYLAYGSEVDTVILLNLPQKNILVSLIQLLYSIAIMLSTPLQMFPAIRIIESGLFKQYDRWVNRSDREGHATEHNTSSGKSSWKVKWMKNAVRSSIVILVVAIACVGADNLDKFLSIIGSFACIPLVYMYPPMLHLKSTSLPRSNGKIMSRRVIIDIVLIIFGGISMVYTSYQSIFVTD, from the coding sequence ATGGGCTCAAGTGAAGAACACAAGGGCTTATTACATCCCGAATACACGACGGTGGGGCCTAGGGAGATAAGGCAGTCCCAAAGACGCGATAATGATTCTACGAGCAACTATTCTGGGTCCTTTAGGCGTGGGTCGATGTCTATGGCGCTGACACCAACGGCAGCCAAGAATATCAACATACCCGTGTCGTCGTCCATGGATAACAGGCATGTCATGGTTGATATTGGCTCGCCAGATTTCAAGACTTTGCATCCACAGAAGGAAAAACAGATTGTGAACTCGTTGAGAAAGAACTATCTGAACACTTACATGACCGGTAGCATTAGCAGCAGTTACACTGAGAGGAGAAGACCATCGTCGGTGAGCCAAGCGGGGAGGCTTGGAAACGTGAACACTGGCCCATCAGTAAGACCCAAGGATGACAGCGAACTCAGGACTGGAACGCCAGATTTGAGCTACGATCCAAATCTCAGTACTGCGGGTGGTGATATTACGAGAGATATCTATAAGGTAGCAACCAAGGCTATGCCGACGCCCGTAAAACGCATGCAATCGACAGATGATGTAATGTCAGTGGCATCAAGTCAACGGAGACAGTCTACTGCAAGCTCGTTAAATGTCCCTGGTGGGTTTAGAAGAGAGTTTATTGTGACTaagaagaggaaagaaaaactatTAAATAAGAGCAACGATAATGTAGATTCATCAACCACACCCAATAACTCTTCTCCATCCATTAATGAAGCGCTTACAGATgacgaagaagatgataaaATGCCTTTTTTGACCAAAAACTTTCTTGAGTTTCTATACATGTATGGGCATTTTGCTGGTGAGtcatttgaagatgatttTTACTCTGTTGATGGCATGCCATATGCATTAGATGAGAGCTCACATTTGCTTTCACAGACTACGAAAGCAAAAGGACCTCCCAAGGGTACTACATCGACAAGGAAAGTATTCTTTTTACTACTAAAATCTTTTATTGGCACTGGTGTTTTGTTTCTACCTAATGCTTTCAACAATGGAGGtctttttttctcaatATTCATGCTTGCCTTTTTCGGTTTGTACTCCTACTTGTGCTATTATCTTCTAATTTCATCTAAAATTGCTGCCCAAGTCAGATCATTTGGTGGGATTGGATTAAAGTTATATGGTCCCACtatgaaatatttaatCCTATTTTCTTTGGTCATAACACAGCTTGGATTCTCAAGTGTTTATGTTATTTTTACAGCCAGAAATTTAAAGGCCATTGGTGAACATGTCTTCAAATTGCCTAATGTGTCGATTACATTTTTGATGATAAGTCAGTTACTGCTTTTTATTCCATTATCATTTGttagaaaaatatcaaaattatcgTTACCTTCCCTATTTGCCAATGTTTTTATATTAGTTGGCCTTGTAATTGTTGTCTTTTTCTCCATGAAACATTTATTTTATGATCTTTCTGGTAGTCCTGCTGATGGTGTCATCTTTGGAATTAACAATAGCAGATGGACACTTTTCATTGGTACTGCCATCTTCTCATTTGAAGGTATAGGGCTAGTCATTCCTGTTCAAGATTCTATGAGAAAGCCCGAAAAGTTTCCACTAGTTTTAGGACTGGTGATAATTTGTACTACTGTCGTTTTTATAATTGTGGCTACAATTGGCTATTTAGCTTATGGTTCTGAGGTTGATACCGTAATTCTACTAAATTTACCAcagaaaaatattcttGTTAGTCTCATCCAATTACTATATTCGATAGCTATCATGCTTTCGACGCCTCTACAAATGTTCCCAGCTATTAGAATTATTGAAAGTGGGTTATTCAAACAATATGACAGATGGGTAAATAGATCAGATCGAGAGGGACATGCTACTGAACACAACACGAGCTCGGGTAAGTCATCATGGAAAGTCAAATGGATGAAGAACGCTGTGCGTTCTTCAATTGTAATACTGGTTGTTGCAATTGCTTGTGTGGGTGCTGATAATTTGGACAAGTTTTTATCTATAATCGGTTCGTTTGCATGTATACCGCTAGTATACATGTATCCTCCTATGCTCCATTTGAAAAGTACTAGCTTACCAAGATCAAATGGTAAAATCATGTCACGGAGGGTAATTATAGATATCGTACTCATAATATTCGGTGGTATTAGCATGGTTTACACTTCCTACCAGAGCATATTTGTCACCGATTAA
- the POL1 gene encoding DNA-directed DNA polymerase alpha catalytic subunit POL1 (CAGL0G06666g~Ortholog(s) have DNA replication origin binding, DNA-directed DNA polymerase activity, chromatin binding, single-stranded DNA binding activity), with amino-acid sequence MSASNDKLAKLKKLQALRKGKNANDEDDEDNYDKIYDEIDEKEYRNRKRQELLRDDFVVDDDGLGYVDRGVEEEFNSEEDYSSNDELDNSTSKGNKKQQPKKQIGDMLKAHHSKVVLSGKQLDSKKKQIKLDDFDDILNEFDNEEDEKPILTHRKNASLLSSSPTVKTAMKRSLNDFDSSDNENRRIKNKRVDMNSSPLKNQIKNSIPSESLGGGDTAVNSLETSPTRHVQDSSLLNAVKSEFEQDSSTNIDSDDSDEDNVIVTKRKMRTATAVRKVNLDSKSALSSSPYVTTPGTPITENKKSIGSSVASYSMSGPLNFATQKFTKDQIIDPQTGTFKMYWFDFTEVNNTLVLFGKIKLLTGEHVSAMIQIDGMCRELYFLPREGRKPEEIHEEIIPLLMDKYGLPNIRAKPEHMKYAFELPGIPHESDYLKVLLPFNTPKSSRDTIPPDLSSETFHHVFGGNTNIFESFVVQNKIMGPCWLEIKGGDFSALQNASHTSIEVLINRPQDIKPIDIKEMPELHCTSISIQTVMNPKQNKQEIVSITLGTYKNLKLDSPIPENLDPTDIVTLVRPPHGSSFPPGLATLAKQKLGGQVRLFNNEKTLLACFCAMMKVMDPDVLIGHRLEGVYLDVLVHRLHEFNIPTFSTIGRRVRKVWPDKFGKVNSGLTHLFIREMVAGRLICDIGNEMGQSLTPKCQNWDLAEMYQVTCQVDHKPLEINYQNTQYQDDVNLLTMALQENVTNCKIAAEVSFRIQILSLTKQLTNLAGNAWSQTLGGTRAGRNEYILLHEFARNGYIVPDKETQKMRNQRLRAQDGSDEPEGSSKKSKYQGGLVFDPEKGLHTNYVLVMDFNSLYPSIIQEFNICFTTVDRDVENIDELPEVPSADKAQGVLPRLLANLVERRREVKKIMKTETDPHKRLQCDIRQQALKLTANSMYGCLGYVNSRFYARPLAMLVTNKGREILMNTRQLAESMNLIVVYGDTDSVMIDTNCDNYHDAIKIGNNFKTLVNERYRLLEIDIDNVFKKLLLHAKKKYAALNVSINKEGKEETVLEVKGLDMKRREFCPLSRDISIHVLNTILSDKDPETALQEVYYYLEDMREKIEKDEIRVDKYKINTKLSKDPSAYPGGKNMPAVQVALRMRKTGRMVKAGTVITYVITKPAEVENGEASGAQSVAERAYALNEVMMKGSNLRPDPEFYLEKQIYAPVERLLERIDSFDSVRLISALGLDSKKYLRRGGIDGHGSNSNELEPLETTISDMERFKDSSNLILNCPNCKKEFPYGGIVASNYYQHCYNGLQCKSCDYLFSPLQMTCQLERAIRSHISLYYAGWLQCDDPTCGNVTRQLSVFGKRCLNDGCTGVMHYRYTDKQLYNQLLFFDSLFDCDKNKKRELKPLYLEGDQDYPSEKLSDTSINALTEQNRDLLELNHSIVQKYLSDCGRRYVDMATIFEFMMN; translated from the coding sequence ATGAGCGCCTCTAATGATAAATTGGcgaaattgaagaaacttCAGGCTTTAAGGAAAGGAAAGAACGctaatgatgaagatgatgaagacaactatgataaaatatatgatgaaattgatgagaAAGAGTATAGAAATCGCAAGAGGCAAGAGTTATTGAGAGACGACTTTGTTGTAGACGATGATGGTCTAGGCTATGTAGATCGTGGTGTAGAGGAAGAGTTCAATAGCGAAGAAGATTACTCTAGCAACGATGAACTTGATAATAGTACGAGTAAGGGTAACAAGAAACAGCAACCTAAAAAGCAAATCGGAGATATGCTTAAGGCTCATCACTCCAAAGTTGTGCTGTCTGGAAAACAGTTAGATagcaagaagaaacaaattAAACTGgatgattttgatgatatatTGAATGAATTCGAtaatgaggaagatgaaaaaCCTATCCTTACTCACAGAAAGAATGCATCtttattatcatcttcTCCAACAGTGAAGACAGCCATGAAAAGATCTTTaaatgattttgattcaTCGGATAATGAAAACAGAAGAATCAAGAACAAAAGAGTTGACATGAACTCTTCACCTCTAAagaatcaaataaaaaactcGATACCTAGTGAATCGCTAGGAGGAGGTGATACCGCTGTAAACTCCTTAGAAACCTCTCCCACACGTCATGTACAGGATAGCTCCTTGTTAAACGCCGTGAAATCTGAATTCGAACAGGATTCATCTACAAACATCGATAGTGATGATAGCGATGAAGATAATGTGATCGTTACTAAAAGGAAAATGAGAACTGCAACTGCAGTTCGTAAAGTTAACTTGGACTCTAAAAGCGCTCTTTCATCCTCCCCTTATGTTACTACTCCAGGGACTCCAATaactgaaaataaaaaatctaTTGGTAGCTCTGTGGCCTCTTACAGCATGTCGGGACCGCTGAACTTTGCAACACAGAAGTTTACCAAAGATCAAATCATAGATCCACAAACTGGTACATTCAAAATGTACTGGTTCGATTTTACAGAAGTCAACAACACATTAGTTTTATTTGGAAAAATTAAACTATTGACTGGTGAACATGTATCAGCAATGATACAAATAGATGGAATGTGCAGGGAGTTATATTTTCTACCCCGGGAAGGTAGAAAGCCAGAAGAAATCCATGAAGAAATTATTCCATTGCTTATGGATAAGTATGGACTACCTAATATTAGAGCTAAACCAGAACATATGAAATATGCTTTTGAACTTCCTGGAATTCCACATGAATCTGACTATCTAAAAGTTCTGCTACCATTTAATACTCCAAAAAGCAGTAGAGACACGATACCACCTGATCTTTCAAGTGAGACTTTTCATCATGTCTTTGGCGGCAACACCAATATTTTCGAAAGCTTCGTtgtacaaaataaaataatggGTCCTTGTTGGTTAGAGATTAAAGGTGGCGACTTTTCTGCCTTACAAAATGCATCACATACATCAATAGAAGTACTAATAAACAGACCACAGGACATAAAGCCTATTGATATTAAAGAAATGCCGGAATTACATTGTACATCAATTTCGATTCAAACTGTAATGAAtccaaaacaaaacaagCAAGAAATAGTATCTATCACTCTGGGTACTTATaagaatttaaaattaGATTCACCTATACCGGAGAATTTAGATCCAACAGACATTGTTACATTAGTGAGACCTCCACATGGTTCTAGCTTTCCTCCTGGACTAGCCACATtagcaaaacaaaaacttgGTGGGCAAGTACGTTTATTTAACAATGAGAAAACACTACTGGCATGCTTTTGTGCTATGATGAAAGTAATGGATCCCGATGTTCTCATCGGTCACCGTTTAGAAGGTGTCTATCTTGATGTCCTTGTGCATAGGTTACATGAATTTAACATACCAACTTTTAGTACGATTGGCCGGAGAGTCAGAAAAGTCTGGCCGGATAAATTTGGTAAGGTCAATTCGGGTCTAACTCATTTGTTTATCCGAGAGATGGTTGCTGGTAGATTGATTTGTGATATTGGTAATGAAATGGGTCAATCGCTAACTCCTAAATGTCAAAATTGGGATTTGGCTGAAATGTATCAAGTTACCTGCCAAGTTGATCACAAACCATTGGAAATCAACTACCAGAATACACAATATCAAGATGATGTGAATTTATTAACGATGGCTCTACAGGAGAATGTCACAAACTGTAAGATTGCTGCTGAAGTTTCTTTTAGAATTCAGATATTATCTTTAACAAAGCAATTGACAAATTTAGCTGGTAATGCCTGGTCACAAACTTTGGGAGGTACGAGGGCCGGTAGAAATGAAtacattcttcttcatgaGTTTGCCAGAAATGGCTACATTGTACCTGATAAGGAAACTCAGAAGATGAGAAACCAAAGATTAAGAGCACAAGATGGAAGCGATGAACCTGAAGGTTCAAGTAAAAAATCGAAATACCAAGGTGGTTTGGTTTTTGATCCTGAGAAGGGCCTCCATACAAACTATGTGCTAGTTATGGATTTCAATTCTCTTTATCCATCTATTATTCAAGAGTTCAACATTTGTTTTACAACAGTTGACCGTGATGTTGAAAATATCGATGAACTTCCTGAAGTACCCTCAGCTGATAAAGCACAAGGTGTCTTACCTCGCTTACTAGCCAATTTGGTTGAGCGTCGTCGTGAAGTTAAAAAGATCATGAAGACTGAAACAGACCCACACAAGCGTCTACAATGTGATATTAGACAACAGGCCTTAAAACTTACAGCAAACTCCATGTATGGTTGTTTGGGTTATGTGAACAGTAGATTTTATGCTAGACCTTTGGCCATGTTGGTGACAAATAAAGGTAGAGAAATTCTGATGAATACCAGACAGCTTGCAGAAAGTATGAATCTAATTGTTGTTTATGGTGATACCGATTCTGTCATGATTGATACCAACTGTGATAATTACCACGATGCTATTAAAATTGGTAACAATTTTAAGACACTGGTTAATGAAAGATACCGCTTGCTGGAAATAGACATCGATAATGTCTTCAAGAAGTTACTGTTACACGCCAAGAAGAAGTATGCTGCTTTGAATGTTTCTATCAATAAGGAAGGTAAGGAGGAAACTGTTTTGGAGGTCAAGGGTTTAGATATGAAGCGTCGTGAGTTCTGTCCACTATCCAGAGATATTTCCATTCATGTTTTGAATACCATCCTATCTGATAAAGATCCCGAGACTGCATTGCAGGAAGTGTACTATTACCTCGAGGACATGAGGgaaaagattgaaaagGACGAAATCAGAGTTGACAAGTATAAGATCAATACGAAGTTATCCAAAGATCCGAGCGCCTACCCGGGTGGTAAGAATATGCCAGCGGTTCAAGTCGCTCTTAGAATGAGGAAAACTGGACGTATGGTAAAAGCAGGTACCGTTATCACATATGTCATCACGAAGCCAGCTGAGGTGGAAAACGGAGAAGCCAGCGGAGCACAATCCGTTGCTGAGAGAGCCTATGCTTTAAATGAGGTAATGATGAAAGGTAGTAACTTGAGACCTGATCCAGAATTCTATCTTGAAAAACAGATATATGCTCCCGTAGAAAGATTACTGGAACGTATTGATAGTTTTGATTCTGTACGTTTGATATCAGCATTGGGACTTGATTCTAAGAAGTATCTAAGACGTGGAGGCATCGATGGCCATGGATCTAATAGCAATGAATTGGAACCATTAGAGACCACAATTTCTGATATGGAAAGGTTCAAAGATAGTTCCAACCTGATTTTGAACTGTCCAAATTGTAAGAAAGAGTTTCCATACGGTGGTATTGTTGCATCCAATTACTACCAACACTGTTACAACGGTTTGCAATGCAAAAGTTGTGATTACTTATTCTCGCCATTGCAAATGACGTGCCAACTAGAAAGAGCCATTAGATCACatatttctttgtattATGCAGGCTGGTTGCAGTGCGATGATCCAACATGTGGCAATGTCACCCGACAACTATCCGTGTTTGGTAAAAGATGTCTCAACGATGGCTGTACGGGTGTGATGCACTACCGTTACACCGACAAGCAATTGTACAACCAGCTACTATTCTTCGATTCTCTATTTGACTGTGATAAGAACAAGAAACGTGAGTTGAAACCACTGTATCTGGAAGGAGACCAGGACTACCCATCAGAGAAGCTATCTGATACATCAATCAACGCCTTAACTGAGCAAAACCGTGATCTGCTAGAGCTAAACCACTCTATAGTCCAAAAATACCTTAGCGATTGTGGCCGTCGTTACGTCGACATGGCCACGATATTTGAGTTTATGATGAACTAA
- the PHO23 gene encoding Pho23p (CAGL0G06556g~Ortholog(s) have methylated histone binding activity): protein MSSPANLFPGLNDIVDVLEELPLEISRYFTLLHEIDAKCVLAGPALDDKIKGFLENDPTEKQDEIAQKDKLQSLVSINQFLEELMPSFEEKMHVSSIMLESLQRLTSRMELAYEVAIKNEEIPYSLRLGVDNHPAMHLHHELMQKVDHKANSKSSQAQKSESRREAMAANRRTDPQQHQSTNNNNNSANEKSNSVPAHSDNANTNNRKRANNDKNSANGNGHSNNDNKKRKRKVTTTTTPLGSHPKSSGNIRSPRPKTNEYGEPLYCYCNQVAYGEMVGCDGEDCELEWFHLPCIGFETIPKGKWYCEDCKKKLAQ from the coding sequence ATGAGCTCACCGGCGAACTTATTCCCGGGTCTTAATGATATAGTTGATGTTTTGGAAGAACTTCCTTTAGAAATCTCCAGATACTTCACACTGTTGCATGAAATTGATGCTAAATGTGTGTTGGCGGGACCAGCATTAGATGACAAAATAAAAGGCTTCTTAGAGAATGATCCAACTGAGAAACAAGACGAGATAGCACAAAAGGATAAACTTCAATCATTGGTTTCTATCAATCAGTTTTTAGAAGAGCTAATGCCATCCTTCGAAGAAAAAATGCATGTATCCTCAATAATGTTGGAAAGTTTGCAGAGATTAACCTCAAGAATGGAACTAGCGTATGAAGTTGCTATTAAGAACGAGGAAATACCTTACAGTCTGAGATTAGGTGTAGATAATCATCCAGCTATGCATCTGCACCATGAACTAATGCAGAAGGTAGATCATAAAGCTAACTCGAAATCCTCACAAGCACAAAAGAGTGAATCCAGAAGGGAAGCTATGGCTGCTAATAGAAGAACAGATCCTCAGCAACACCAATCAaccaataataacaacaattCAGCTAATGAGAAGTCGAACTCCGTACCTGCTCATAGCGATAATGCGAAtacaaataatagaaaGCGTGCgaataatgataaaaatagtGCAAATGGTAATGGACACTCTAATAACGATAAcaagaaaaggaagagaaaagttACTACTACAACGACCCCATTGGGCTCCCACCCAAAGTCTTCTGGAAACATAAGGTCTCCAAGACCAAAAACAAACGAATATGGCGAGCCATtgtattgttattgtaACCAGGTGGCATATGGTGAAATGGTGGGGTGTGATGGTGAGGACTGTGAATTGGAATGGTTCCATCTTCCATGTATAGGCTTTGAGACTATACCGAAAGGTAAATGGTATTGTGAGGACTGTAAGAAAAAACTGGCACAATAA